The following are encoded together in the Synchiropus splendidus isolate RoL2022-P1 chromosome 7, RoL_Sspl_1.0, whole genome shotgun sequence genome:
- the hspb11 gene encoding intraflagellar transport protein 25 homolog → MLDSAMASLGAKVVATTSSDENHPPENIIDGNSKTFWMSTGLFPQEIIIRLAEPTNTSKVTVDSYNVRHLKVETNASQNASNFKFAGEKEFDQTEGHLQSNTITISGTNATHLRFIITSGYDHFVSVHSVNIQI, encoded by the exons ATGTTAGATTCTGCGATGGCTTCTCTGGGCGCTAAGGTTGTGGCGACTACCTCCAGCGACGAGAATCATCCTCCTGAAAACATTATTGACGG GAACAGCAAAACGTTTTGGATGTCCACCGGGCTTTTTCCGCAAGAGATCATCATTCGTTTGGCCGAACCGACTAATACGTCCAAGGTGACAGTGGACAGTTACAACG tgaGACATCTCAAAGTAGAAACCAATGCTTCGCAAAATGCATCTAACTTTAAGTTTGCTGGCGAGAAAG AGTTTGATCAGACGGAAGGACACCTCCAGTCAAACACTATTACA ATAAGTGGAACCAATGCCACCCACCTCCGCTTCATCATCACTTCAGGATATGACCACTTTGTCTCAGTGCACAGTGTCAACATACAGATTTGA
- the smn1 gene encoding survival motor neuron protein 1, with amino-acid sequence MANGCKDVLFTRGAGQSDDSDIWDDTALIKAYDKAVASFKTALKGGEEPQTSKKSDPTKKRKNTKKNDSRKRTNAPANKEWKVGDNCSAYWSEDGQLYTAIISSIDEKKGTCVVLYRDYGNEEEQKLEDLLSDISEEEDNSKTKANEAESSTEESDRSTAPNQHKQTYSKTQKPKPQRAPPPMWAPGFPGFPPGPPPPMPAFSKGGRKQLGGHGPLPPPWHPGMMPFGPPMIPPPPPMSPDMPDDEALGSMLISWYMSGYHTGFYLGLKQGRKEATKLSKHHHK; translated from the exons ATGGCGAATGGCTGTAAAGATGTGCTGTTCACGCGTGGAGCAGGACAG agTGACGATTCAGATATATGGGACGATACAGCTTTAATAAAGGCTTATGATAAGGCAGTTGCATCATTTAAG ACTGCTCTCAAAGGGGGGGAAGAGCCACAAACATCCAAGAAGTCAGATCCCACAAAGAAACGCAAAAATACCAAGAAAAATGACAGCAGGAAGAGAACCAACGCACCAGCAAATAAAGAG TGGAAAGTTGGAGATAACTGCAGTGCCTACTGGTCAGAGGATGGCCAGTTGTATACAGCCATCATCTCCTCGATAGATGAGAAGAAGGGAACGTGTGTTGTGCTCTATAGAgattatggtaatgaggaagAGCAGAAACTTGAGGATTTGCTGTCTGACATttcagaagaggaggacaactcAAAGACAAAG GCCAATGAAGCAGAATCTTCAACAGAGGAGAGTGACCGTTCAACAGCGCCGAACCAGCACAAGCAGACATATAGTAAAACTCAAAAACCCAAGCCCCAAAGAGCGCCCCCTCCCATGTGGGCTCCTGGTTTCCCTGGTTTTCCCCcgggtcctcctcctccgatgCCAGCTTTCTCAAAG GGCGGAAGGAAACAGCTTGGTGGTCATGGACCTCTGCCTCCACCGTGGCATCCTGGCATGATGCCCTTTGGTCCACCA AtgattcctcctccaccaccaatGAGCCCTGACATGCCTGATGATGAAGCACTGGGCAGCATGCTCATCTCCTGGTACATGAGCGGGTATCACACCGGATTCTACCTG GGATTGAAACAAGGTCGAAAAGAGGCAACAAAGTTGTCAAAGCATCACCACAAATGA